Proteins from a single region of Butyrivibrio fibrisolvens:
- a CDS encoding aspartate kinase, with amino-acid sequence MKKVVKFGGSSLASAAQFEKVGKIIRSDEGRRYVIPSAPGKRNSGDKKVTDMLYACYALAEAGKNFEAQLADIKARYDEIITGLKLDFSLSEDFKEIEKRFKDKAGKEYAASRGEFLNGKIMAQYLGYTFVDPATVVCFTKNGDFDAEKTNEKMSAKLAKTEKAVIPGFFGAKPDGSIKTFSRGGSDITGSIVARAVKADVYENWTDVSGFMIADPRIINKPQSIEIITYTELRELAYMGASVLHEDSIFPVRKEGIPINIRNTNKPEDEGTWIVESTARKSKYTITGIAGKKGFCCVNISKDMMNSEIGFVRKVLQAFEDHDISIEHVPSGIDTMTVFVHEDDFISKEQAVVSEIHRLAKPDMLEIESDLGLIAVVGRGMKSTRGTAGRIFSALAHANVNVRMIDQGSSELNIIIGVENRDFEKAISAIYDIFVETQL; translated from the coding sequence ATGAAAAAGGTAGTAAAGTTCGGCGGAAGCTCACTTGCAAGCGCCGCACAGTTTGAGAAGGTTGGTAAGATCATAAGAAGTGATGAGGGCAGAAGATATGTAATTCCTTCAGCTCCCGGCAAAAGAAATTCAGGCGACAAGAAAGTTACAGATATGCTTTATGCTTGCTATGCACTTGCAGAAGCAGGCAAGAACTTTGAAGCACAGCTTGCTGATATAAAGGCTCGTTATGACGAGATCATCACAGGTCTTAAGCTTGATTTTTCACTCTCAGAAGATTTCAAGGAAATAGAGAAGCGGTTCAAAGATAAAGCCGGAAAAGAATACGCCGCATCAAGAGGTGAATTCCTTAACGGTAAGATCATGGCACAGTATCTGGGATATACCTTCGTTGATCCTGCAACAGTTGTTTGTTTTACTAAAAACGGCGACTTTGATGCAGAAAAGACTAACGAAAAGATGTCTGCAAAACTTGCTAAAACAGAAAAAGCAGTTATCCCCGGATTCTTTGGAGCAAAGCCTGATGGAAGTATCAAGACTTTCTCAAGAGGCGGATCTGATATCACAGGTTCTATCGTAGCTCGTGCAGTAAAGGCTGATGTATACGAGAACTGGACAGACGTAAGCGGCTTCATGATCGCAGATCCCCGCATTATCAATAAGCCACAGTCTATCGAGATCATTACATATACAGAACTTCGAGAGCTTGCTTACATGGGTGCATCAGTACTCCATGAAGATTCAATCTTCCCTGTACGTAAGGAAGGTATTCCGATCAATATCAGAAATACCAACAAGCCTGAAGATGAAGGAACATGGATCGTTGAATCTACAGCAAGAAAGTCCAAATATACCATCACAGGTATTGCCGGTAAAAAAGGTTTCTGCTGCGTGAACATATCCAAGGATATGATGAACTCAGAGATCGGTTTTGTAAGAAAAGTTCTTCAGGCATTTGAAGATCATGATATTTCTATCGAGCATGTTCCGTCAGGAATCGATACTATGACAGTATTTGTTCACGAAGATGATTTTATTAGCAAGGAACAGGCAGTTGTAAGTGAGATCCACAGACTTGCAAAGCCTGATATGCTTGAGATAGAATCTGACCTTGGCCTTATAGCAGTCGTTGGTAGAGGCATGAAGTCCACAAGAGGTACTGCAGGAAGAATCTTCTCCGCTCTTGCACATGCTAATGTTAACGTAAGAATGATCGATCAGGGCTCATCTGAGCTTAATATCATCATCGGTGTTGAAAACAGAGACTTCGAAAAAGCCATCAGCGCTATTTACGATATCTTTGTGGAAACACAATTATAA
- a CDS encoding homoserine dehydrogenase translates to MAKAAVLGYGTVGSGVVEVLDTNSAEVEKSAGEKIEVKYILDLRDFPGDKHEKQIVHDIEVILNDPEIDVICETMGGLEPAFTFEKRALEKGISVCTSNKELVAVHGPELVKIAKEHNCSYLFEASVGGGIPVLRTLNTSLKHEKIDSITGILNGTTNYILTKMDREKIGFATVLKEAQDKGYAERKPEADIEGYDACRKTAILASLMSGQYVKYEDIETEGITKITQEDFAYARSLGMSIKLLGMIKKNNSGFFTMVSPFLIPSENPLAFVNDVFNAIVVHGNMLGSTMYYGKGAGKEATASAVVADLIDLVIHKGSHMDVNLTDAPAQLSDNGSYVHRFFVRVDENSEEQARELFGSEIEVVESKEVFGEFAFVTDLISEKDFKAKYSQLEKPKGFLREL, encoded by the coding sequence ATGGCCAAGGCAGCAGTATTAGGTTATGGAACAGTTGGAAGCGGTGTAGTTGAAGTCCTTGATACCAACAGCGCAGAAGTTGAAAAGAGCGCCGGTGAGAAGATTGAAGTCAAGTATATCCTTGATCTTCGCGATTTCCCTGGTGATAAGCATGAAAAGCAGATTGTTCATGATATTGAAGTTATATTAAATGATCCTGAAATTGACGTAATATGCGAGACCATGGGCGGACTTGAGCCTGCTTTTACTTTTGAAAAGAGAGCTTTGGAAAAGGGAATCAGTGTCTGCACATCCAATAAAGAGCTTGTTGCAGTTCACGGACCTGAACTTGTAAAGATCGCTAAAGAACATAACTGTTCATATTTATTTGAAGCATCTGTTGGCGGCGGTATTCCTGTTCTTCGTACACTTAACACTTCCCTTAAGCACGAGAAGATAGATTCTATCACAGGTATCCTTAACGGTACTACTAATTATATACTTACTAAGATGGACAGAGAGAAGATCGGATTTGCTACTGTCTTAAAAGAAGCACAGGACAAGGGCTATGCTGAGCGTAAGCCTGAAGCTGATATTGAAGGTTATGATGCATGCCGTAAGACAGCAATACTTGCTTCACTTATGTCAGGCCAGTATGTGAAATACGAAGATATCGAGACAGAAGGTATCACCAAGATCACTCAGGAAGATTTTGCATATGCAAGAAGCCTTGGAATGTCAATTAAGCTTCTTGGCATGATCAAGAAGAACAACTCAGGATTTTTTACCATGGTATCACCATTCCTTATACCATCAGAGAATCCGCTTGCATTTGTAAATGATGTATTTAATGCTATAGTAGTTCATGGCAATATGCTTGGAAGCACTATGTATTACGGCAAGGGCGCTGGTAAAGAAGCTACTGCTTCAGCTGTTGTAGCGGACCTTATCGACCTTGTGATCCACAAAGGAAGTCACATGGATGTGAACCTTACAGATGCACCTGCACAGCTTTCTGATAATGGAAGCTACGTTCACAGATTTTTTGTAAGAGTAGATGAAAATAGTGAAGAGCAGGCCAGAGAGCTTTTTGGTTCTGAGATAGAGGTTGTAGAGAGCAAGGAAGTATTTGGCGAATTTGCTTTCGTTACAGATCTTATTTCAGAAAAAGATTTTAAGGCAAAGTATTCACAGCTCGAGAAACCTAAGGGATTCCTTAGAGAGCTTTAA
- a CDS encoding ACT domain-containing protein, whose product MKEHSGYYIVQRQAIPEVLIKVVEAKKLLESGRVRTVNEAVAQVDISRSSFYKYKDDIYEFHDSLSGSTFTLTFQVDDEPGLLSDVLGIIAKSGANILTIHQSIPIDGVASLSISLQVIDEGVSVTDLSSAIGERTGVHKVQISGRGSGVS is encoded by the coding sequence ATGAAAGAACATTCAGGTTATTACATTGTTCAAAGACAGGCTATACCAGAAGTACTTATAAAGGTAGTTGAAGCCAAGAAGCTTCTCGAATCTGGCAGGGTACGCACAGTTAATGAGGCAGTTGCCCAGGTAGATATCAGCAGAAGCTCTTTTTACAAATATAAAGATGATATCTATGAATTCCACGATTCACTTTCCGGATCGACATTCACACTTACATTTCAGGTAGATGATGAGCCGGGACTGTTATCAGATGTCCTTGGTATCATTGCAAAGTCAGGCGCTAATATTCTTACTATTCATCAGTCTATACCGATTGACGGAGTTGCATCTTTGTCCATAAGTCTTCAGGTGATCGATGAAGGAGTGAGCGTAACAGATCTTTCATCAGCAATCGGTGAAAGGACTGGAGTTCATAAAGTTCAGATAAGTGGCCGTGGAAGCGGCGTCTCTTAA
- a CDS encoding glycosyltransferase, whose product MRILYYVWNEFTGEDTRAVMRELGHDVEELRYPWNRMDVDDGFDNVLENCLRMKKNGKAVDCVFTWNFFPIISRVCHRLHVPYISWIFDSPHFPLASKEVSNKENRIYLFDRGLVDLYKSLGIETVHYSPLAVNGVRLKAISDSLMDYPCYEHDVTFLGNLYDNEYNFYDYTKEYLPKDLRIFFEDIMEKQRQTFVEDFILDENIVSREKIQELNEYMKFSLSKESYDFDEDILIRDILKKKVTQDERRFLLEELGQKFKLDLYTKADGPTLRYVRDLGQADYMVRMPHVFNRSKINLNFMMRSIRTGMSLRVLDVMGVGGFLLSTYRSELEEYFTDGQELVIVRDRDELESKIEYFLEHEDERREIARLGQQKVLESFDYRKLLPGILQITG is encoded by the coding sequence ATGCGTATTCTGTATTATGTATGGAATGAGTTTACAGGTGAAGATACGAGAGCGGTTATGCGTGAGCTTGGTCATGATGTAGAAGAATTACGCTACCCCTGGAATCGTATGGACGTGGACGATGGCTTTGACAATGTTCTTGAGAACTGTCTTAGGATGAAGAAGAATGGAAAGGCTGTTGACTGCGTATTTACCTGGAATTTTTTTCCTATAATATCAAGAGTATGTCATAGACTACATGTGCCCTATATATCATGGATCTTTGATTCGCCACATTTTCCTCTGGCATCGAAAGAAGTTAGTAATAAAGAAAATAGAATCTATCTTTTTGACAGGGGGCTTGTAGATCTGTATAAGAGCCTTGGGATTGAGACTGTTCACTATAGTCCGCTTGCAGTTAATGGAGTAAGACTTAAAGCTATTTCAGATTCGCTTATGGACTATCCTTGCTATGAACATGATGTAACTTTCTTGGGTAATCTTTACGATAATGAATATAACTTTTATGATTACACCAAAGAATATCTTCCTAAAGATCTCAGGATTTTTTTTGAAGATATAATGGAAAAACAGCGGCAAACTTTTGTAGAAGACTTTATTCTGGATGAGAACATTGTTTCAAGGGAAAAGATACAAGAGTTAAATGAGTATATGAAATTTAGCCTTTCTAAGGAATCTTATGATTTTGACGAGGATATACTTATAAGGGATATTCTTAAAAAGAAGGTAACGCAGGATGAAAGACGTTTTTTATTAGAAGAGCTTGGACAGAAGTTTAAACTTGACCTTTATACCAAAGCTGATGGGCCTACGCTGCGTTATGTCCGTGATCTTGGACAGGCTGATTATATGGTCCGTATGCCGCATGTATTTAATAGAAGTAAGATCAATCTAAACTTTATGATGAGGTCTATAAGGACAGGAATGTCGCTTAGGGTTCTTGATGTAATGGGCGTAGGCGGTTTTCTTCTTTCGACTTATAGAAGTGAACTTGAAGAGTACTTCACAGACGGACAGGAACTTGTTATAGTACGTGACAGGGATGAACTTGAATCTAAGATAGAATACTTTCTTGAACATGAGGATGAACGCAGAGAAATAGCCCGTCTTGGACAACAGAAGGTTCTGGAGAGCTTTGATTATAGGAAGTTATTACCGGGTATTCTGCAAATTACAGGATAG
- the dapF gene encoding diaminopimelate epimerase — protein sequence MNFTKMQGAGNDYVYIDGAKNVIPEAIKPDVVRKLSDRHFGIGGDGVIFINPIEGADFEMEMYNADGSRAEMCGNGIRCVAKFVYDHGMTDKTKDLAISSFGRNRYLDLTVTNGKVSMVKVNMGAPILTPSQIPMDENKFHDKDKIVDYCIPIEDRNFRMTCVSMGNPHAVVFVGDNENLNSFPLEKYGRKFENHPYFPQRTNTEFVHVDDRKNVHMRVWERGTGETLACGTGCCATAVACILNGLTDDEITVHVLGGDIICRWDKESNNVYMTGPAVTVFEGNVEI from the coding sequence ATTAATTTTACTAAAATGCAGGGTGCAGGTAACGATTATGTTTATATAGATGGGGCTAAGAATGTGATACCGGAGGCTATCAAGCCTGACGTTGTACGCAAACTTTCTGACCGCCATTTTGGTATCGGAGGCGACGGCGTAATTTTTATAAATCCCATAGAAGGCGCTGATTTTGAAATGGAGATGTACAACGCAGACGGTTCAAGAGCAGAGATGTGCGGTAATGGCATAAGATGCGTTGCCAAGTTTGTATATGATCATGGTATGACTGATAAGACTAAGGATCTTGCCATAAGCTCATTTGGAAGAAATAGATATCTTGATCTTACTGTTACTAATGGAAAAGTTTCTATGGTAAAGGTTAATATGGGAGCACCTATTCTTACACCATCCCAGATCCCGATGGATGAGAATAAGTTCCATGACAAAGACAAGATCGTAGATTATTGTATACCGATTGAAGACAGAAACTTCAGAATGACCTGTGTATCCATGGGCAATCCTCATGCAGTTGTCTTTGTTGGAGACAATGAGAACCTTAATTCTTTTCCTTTAGAAAAATATGGAAGAAAGTTCGAAAACCATCCTTACTTCCCACAGCGCACCAATACAGAGTTTGTACATGTAGATGACAGGAAGAATGTTCATATGCGTGTATGGGAAAGAGGTACAGGTGAAACCCTTGCCTGCGGAACAGGATGCTGTGCAACAGCTGTAGCATGTATTCTCAACGGTCTTACAGATGATGAGATCACAGTTCATGTTCTCGGCGGAGATATCATCTGCAGATGGGACAAAGAGAGCAATAACGTCTATATGACAGGTCCTGCAGTAACTGTTTTTGAAGGAAATGTTGAGATTTAA
- the hslO gene encoding Hsp33 family molecular chaperone HslO, with protein MKVNASYKDYMVRATAASDQIRAFAVTSRDLVETARKLHNTSPIATAALGRLMSGTLMMGSMMENDKDLITVKIDGDGPMGGLLATADNKGQVKGYVNNGLVILPPNEAGHLNVGGAIGKGSFTVIRDMGMKDPYVGQVPIYTGEIAEDFTYYFAQSQQTPSSVGLGVLMNNENTVREAGGFIVQLMPFADEAVISHLEENLSKLKSVTDILKEGKTPEQMLEIVLEGFDIKWNGTMPVEWHCNCSKDRVSRGLILLGKKELEDIIKDGKPIETKCHFCEKKYNFDIEELKKLCEEAK; from the coding sequence ATGAAAGTTAATGCAAGTTACAAAGATTATATGGTGCGTGCTACTGCTGCATCAGATCAGATAAGAGCTTTCGCAGTTACTTCAAGAGATCTTGTAGAGACTGCAAGAAAGCTTCACAACACAAGTCCTATAGCTACAGCAGCTCTTGGACGACTTATGTCAGGAACTCTTATGATGGGCTCCATGATGGAGAATGATAAGGATCTTATCACAGTTAAGATAGATGGCGACGGCCCTATGGGAGGACTTCTTGCTACAGCTGACAATAAGGGCCAGGTTAAGGGCTATGTTAATAACGGCCTTGTGATCCTTCCTCCAAACGAAGCAGGACACCTTAACGTAGGCGGCGCTATAGGAAAGGGATCATTTACCGTTATCCGCGATATGGGTATGAAGGATCCTTATGTTGGACAGGTTCCGATTTATACAGGTGAGATAGCAGAAGACTTTACCTACTATTTTGCCCAGTCACAGCAGACTCCTTCATCAGTCGGACTTGGCGTACTCATGAACAATGAAAATACAGTCAGAGAAGCAGGCGGATTTATAGTTCAGCTCATGCCTTTTGCTGATGAAGCTGTAATTTCTCATCTTGAAGAGAATCTTAGTAAGCTTAAGTCAGTTACAGATATCCTTAAAGAAGGTAAGACCCCTGAGCAGATGCTTGAGATAGTTCTTGAGGGCTTTGACATTAAATGGAACGGCACGATGCCTGTTGAGTGGCACTGCAACTGCTCCAAGGACCGTGTATCAAGAGGTCTCATCCTTCTTGGCAAAAAAGAACTTGAAGACATCATAAAAGATGGTAAGCCGATAGAGACTAAATGTCATTTTTGTGAGAAAAAATATAATTTCGATATAGAAGAACTTAAGAAGCTCTGTGAAGAAGCTAAATAA
- a CDS encoding class I SAM-dependent methyltransferase, with protein sequence MDSYSDFALVYDTFMDETPYSEWADYISELISKYGISKPKKSGPVLEKEDSDQDSSNKDNSNDVSEEEMLSQERDLIVELGCGTGSFAEEMASRGYDIMGIDNSQQMLQIAINKKDKSGHDIMYLEQDMREFELFCTAGTFLSVCDSVNYLTEVQDVVKMLKLVNNYLYPDGIIIFDFNTLHKYRDVIGDTTIAEDREDCAFIWDNWFDSDTSINEYDLTIFVHEGDNRYRKFNETHFQRGYTLDEMLSIVKESGMEFVKAIDADTHEDPDEDSERIYIIARKNSENNTRVIEE encoded by the coding sequence ATGGATTCATATTCAGATTTTGCGCTTGTATACGATACTTTTATGGATGAAACGCCCTACAGTGAATGGGCAGATTATATAAGCGAATTAATTAGTAAGTACGGTATTTCAAAACCGAAGAAATCCGGCCCGGTTTTAGAAAAAGAGGATTCTGATCAGGATTCTTCCAATAAAGATAATTCTAATGATGTTTCTGAAGAAGAGATGCTCTCTCAGGAACGTGATCTTATCGTTGAACTTGGCTGCGGCACAGGTTCTTTTGCCGAAGAGATGGCTTCAAGGGGCTATGACATCATGGGAATAGACAATTCCCAGCAGATGCTTCAGATAGCCATTAACAAAAAAGACAAGTCAGGCCACGATATCATGTATCTTGAACAGGACATGAGAGAGTTTGAGCTTTTCTGTACAGCAGGAACATTTCTAAGCGTCTGCGACAGCGTCAATTATTTGACGGAAGTCCAGGATGTTGTTAAAATGCTAAAGCTTGTAAATAATTACCTGTATCCGGACGGTATCATAATTTTTGATTTTAATACCCTTCACAAATACAGAGATGTCATCGGTGATACGACTATCGCAGAGGACAGAGAGGATTGTGCTTTTATATGGGATAACTGGTTCGACAGTGATACTTCTATTAATGAGTATGATCTTACTATCTTTGTCCATGAAGGTGATAACAGATACAGAAAATTCAACGAAACACACTTCCAAAGGGGCTATACGCTTGATGAGATGCTCTCTATAGTTAAAGAGTCCGGTATGGAATTTGTTAAGGCAATAGATGCTGATACCCATGAAGATCCGGATGAAGACAGCGAGAGGATCTATATTATTGCAAGGAAGAATTCTGAGAATAATACCAGGGTCATTGAAGAATGA
- a CDS encoding IspD/TarI family cytidylyltransferase — MSVISCSAIILAGGVGARISSTDIPKQYIDICGRPLISYVLDTVISDPVITTVVIVCADSYKDLVSGCCGAAMRDSGRHGVEIKYAAPGFNRQMSVLNGLLKLENSIGDGDLVAVIDAARPCMTRQMLDACIEAADEADGAIPVLKMRDTVYMSEDGRHLTDLLERSKVLAGQAPEVFRFGKYLAANKKLTQAQMDHIHGSSEPAIMDGMKIVMIPGDENNYKITTDADLRRFRTDCEMRQEM; from the coding sequence ATGAGCGTTATTTCATGTTCAGCGATCATTCTTGCAGGCGGAGTTGGTGCACGTATAAGTAGTACTGATATACCAAAGCAGTATATTGATATCTGTGGCAGGCCGCTTATCTCATATGTTTTAGATACGGTCATTTCTGACCCTGTGATCACAACCGTTGTTATCGTATGTGCGGATAGCTACAAAGACCTTGTAAGTGGCTGCTGCGGCGCTGCTATGCGCGATAGCGGAAGACATGGAGTTGAGATCAAATATGCTGCACCTGGTTTTAACAGGCAGATGTCTGTTTTGAACGGTCTTTTGAAACTGGAGAACTCAATAGGCGATGGTGATCTTGTAGCTGTAATTGATGCTGCAAGGCCTTGTATGACAAGGCAGATGCTTGATGCCTGTATAGAGGCGGCAGACGAAGCGGATGGAGCTATACCTGTTCTTAAGATGAGAGATACTGTTTATATGTCAGAGGATGGCAGACATCTGACTGATCTTCTTGAAAGATCAAAGGTACTTGCCGGTCAGGCTCCCGAAGTATTTAGATTTGGCAAATATCTTGCAGCCAACAAAAAGCTCACTCAGGCTCAGATGGATCATATTCACGGAAGCAGTGAACCTGCTATTATGGATGGCATGAAGATAGTTATGATCCCTGGGGATGAGAACAATTATAAAATTACTACAGATGCAGATCTTAGGCGGTTCAGGACTGATTGCGAGATGCGCCAGGAGATGTGA
- a CDS encoding SLC13 family permease, with product MKELLKKEPVTIISLILAVISAFFVHPDDQYISYIDFRTLSILFCLMLVMAGLRKENVFKYIGEKLLERTTTKRGLAGVLILLCFFFSMFITNDVALISFVPFSIEIIGMMDDLEGEKKSSFAIKLIVLETIAANLGSMLTPIGNPQNLYLYSLSGMSIGSFIGLMLPYSLSSLIILVICSIVMFPKGKGSSDETVAKPDDSSYGEAKKSFSKKIITGYLILFVLSLLVVVHVLPYWAVLIATILGVFVIDKNTLKDADYFLLLTFTFLFIFVGNIKRISPVKDALLSILYGREVITAIVSSQFISNVPAAILLSGMTDKIKLLVIGTNLGGLGTLIASMASLISFKFYGQIEGSKKGKYIVVFSLLNIVFLIILMAIHLLISCQA from the coding sequence ATGAAAGAATTACTAAAAAAAGAACCTGTTACAATAATATCTCTGATTCTGGCAGTAATAAGTGCCTTTTTTGTGCACCCGGATGACCAGTATATTTCTTATATAGATTTTAGAACCTTAAGTATACTCTTTTGTCTAATGCTTGTTATGGCAGGACTTCGTAAGGAAAATGTATTTAAATACATCGGAGAAAAACTTCTTGAGCGCACAACAACCAAAAGAGGTCTTGCAGGTGTACTTATCCTGCTTTGCTTTTTCTTTAGTATGTTCATAACCAATGACGTTGCCCTTATAAGCTTCGTGCCTTTTTCTATAGAGATCATAGGCATGATGGATGATCTTGAAGGGGAAAAGAAAAGCTCTTTTGCCATCAAGCTGATAGTACTTGAAACGATTGCAGCAAACCTCGGAAGTATGCTGACACCTATAGGAAATCCGCAGAATCTGTACCTGTATTCTCTTTCAGGAATGAGCATAGGAAGCTTTATAGGCCTGATGCTTCCTTACAGCTTATCATCACTTATCATACTTGTTATCTGCAGCATCGTTATGTTTCCAAAGGGAAAGGGATCATCTGATGAAACTGTAGCAAAGCCGGATGATAGCAGTTATGGAGAAGCCAAAAAGTCTTTTTCCAAAAAGATAATAACAGGATACCTTATCCTGTTTGTACTCAGCCTTCTTGTTGTCGTGCACGTGCTTCCTTACTGGGCAGTACTTATCGCAACTATACTTGGCGTTTTTGTCATAGACAAAAATACACTGAAGGATGCAGATTATTTTCTCCTTCTTACATTTACTTTCCTGTTCATATTTGTGGGGAATATAAAAAGAATAAGCCCTGTTAAAGATGCTCTTTTAAGCATACTCTACGGGCGTGAAGTAATAACAGCTATTGTCTCCAGTCAGTTTATAAGTAATGTTCCTGCTGCCATACTTCTTTCAGGAATGACTGACAAAATTAAGCTTTTAGTTATCGGAACCAACCTCGGCGGCCTTGGAACACTTATTGCTTCAATGGCAAGCCTTATTTCATTCAAATTCTACGGACAGATCGAAGGAAGTAAAAAGGGAAAATATATAGTAGTATTCAGCCTTTTAAATATAGTATTTCTGATAATACTTATGGCTATCCATCTGCTTATTTCCTGCCAAGCTTAG
- a CDS encoding GGDEF domain-containing protein has product MLYEGKIIKRRPLKRSIFLGCSMFFVLLCLVLSIVTYRSYTSSLYRSYEERMSDILNYVQSHIDIEDLSECVATGVESEKYVELVDFMDGIMEDFDIHFLYIVYPIMDENPAMLNVLSADTKYGRMYEPDGYYLCSISYDDYAPEELKLYYDALQENDGTNITFFKDFSSWGYDYSGVRALINSKGEKYALLCVDIEVSELLKTIRKYTTINIVLIILLAILFIMGFLVWLNYNITEPISRLEKSVVEFANNAHDQKDLDKLVYYAPDIHTHNEVESLSDAVIRMSDDMREYVKHAIDAEVKVEDMKSKVSQMDMVAYQDALTHVKNKAFYDKIKERVDDEIKKGKAEFAIVMLDLNRLKIINDNYGHEHGNDYIFGACHEVCVIYSHSPVFRIGGDEFVVLLEKDAFNEKDALFAKLRDTFNKASQDESREPWERYSAAAGMAVYDSKTDSCMDDVFKRADELMYHDKQESKLGRK; this is encoded by the coding sequence ATGCTATATGAAGGCAAGATAATTAAAAGAAGACCGCTAAAGAGAAGCATCTTTTTGGGATGCTCTATGTTTTTTGTGCTTCTTTGCCTGGTACTTAGCATTGTGACATATAGATCATATACAAGTTCCCTTTACAGATCCTATGAAGAAAGAATGTCAGATATCCTCAATTATGTTCAGAGTCACATTGATATTGAGGATCTTTCAGAATGCGTAGCTACAGGCGTTGAGTCTGAAAAATACGTTGAACTTGTTGATTTTATGGACGGTATCATGGAGGATTTCGACATACATTTTTTGTATATTGTATATCCTATCATGGACGAGAATCCTGCAATGCTGAATGTATTATCTGCTGATACCAAGTATGGCAGAATGTATGAGCCTGACGGGTATTATCTTTGCTCGATCTCCTATGATGACTATGCCCCTGAGGAGCTTAAGCTTTATTATGATGCCCTCCAGGAAAATGACGGAACGAACATCACATTTTTTAAGGACTTTAGTTCCTGGGGATATGATTATTCAGGAGTAAGAGCTCTCATTAATTCTAAAGGCGAGAAATATGCCCTTCTTTGTGTTGATATAGAAGTCTCAGAGCTTCTAAAGACTATCAGAAAATATACAACGATTAATATTGTTTTGATAATACTTCTGGCTATTCTCTTTATCATGGGTTTCCTCGTATGGCTTAACTATAATATTACTGAGCCTATAAGCAGGCTTGAAAAAAGCGTAGTAGAATTCGCCAACAATGCCCATGACCAAAAGGATCTGGACAAGCTCGTCTATTATGCTCCTGATATCCATACGCATAACGAGGTTGAATCCTTGTCTGATGCGGTAATAAGGATGTCAGATGACATGAGGGAATATGTTAAGCATGCTATTGATGCTGAAGTCAAGGTTGAAGACATGAAGAGTAAGGTTAGCCAGATGGATATGGTAGCCTACCAGGATGCACTTACGCATGTCAAGAATAAAGCGTTTTACGATAAGATCAAGGAAAGAGTTGATGATGAGATTAAGAAAGGCAAAGCAGAATTTGCTATTGTTATGCTGGATCTGAACAGGCTTAAGATAATCAATGATAATTATGGACATGAACACGGCAATGATTATATCTTTGGCGCGTGTCATGAAGTATGTGTTATTTACAGCCATTCTCCAGTATTTAGAATTGGCGGAGATGAGTTTGTAGTGCTCCTTGAAAAGGATGCCTTTAATGAGAAAGATGCATTGTTTGCAAAGCTCCGTGATACTTTTAATAAAGCATCACAAGATGAATCCAGAGAGCCATGGGAACGATATTCGGCAGCAGCAGGTATGGCTGTTTATGACAGTAAGACGGATAGCTGTATGGATGACGTATTTAAGAGGGCTGATGAACTTATGTATCATGACAAGCAGGAATCTAAGCTTGGCAGGAAATAA